The Trichomycterus rosablanca isolate fTriRos1 chromosome 15, fTriRos1.hap1, whole genome shotgun sequence genome contains a region encoding:
- the spred2a gene encoding sprouty-related, EVH1 domain-containing protein 2, with protein sequence MTEESHPDDDDYLVRVKAVVMTRDDSSGGWLAQEGGGLSRVGVCKVAPASLDLFDRNGFFIYGERLRDKQVILKCFLKKDLVYTKATPTFHHWRVDNKKCGLTFQSPADARAFDRGVRKAIEDLTDGSTTSSSTLQNETELGDDDVFTNATDSSSNSSGRREPTVRTLTPICFCDSHHHQCILHNQHRHSDHYYLDQAPPMFNRLVHFLEEEEELVRINPRERAWLTGYEDYRHATTAGHKLLRPEPLDAYVTFAKSEPPKQDYTYPCPLGGDSGKSGISGGVVVSCQPRTLWRSEDDRVRCVYCRDVFSPSQNRRGQCQEAPDPMVALIRRVSFMWCADSLLYHCMADAEGEYSEPCSCDSSDGRLLLRWLALLGLSIIAPCMCCYAPLRACHRCAVACHCCGAKHKAAS encoded by the exons ATGACCGAGGAATCCCACCCAGACGA TGATGATTATCTAGTGCGTGTGAAGGCTGTGGTAATGACGAGGGATGACTCAAGTGGTGGTTGGCTGGCTCAGGAAGGAGGTGGGCTCAGCCGGGTCGGCGTTTGTAAGGTGGCTCCGGCCAGTCTGGATCTTTTTGATCGCAATGGGTTTTTCATCTATGGAGAGAGACTTCGAGACAAGCAG GTAATCTTGAAGTGCTTCCTTAAGAAGGACCTGGTCTACACTAAAGCTACTCCCACATTCCACCACTGGCGTGTGGACAACAAGAAGTGTGGACTGACATTCCAGAGTCCAGCGGACGCACGCGCCTTTGACCGTGGTGTCAGAAAGGCCATTGAGGACCTGACTGATG GTTCCACCACTTCCTCATCTACTCTACAGAATGAGACAGAGCTGGGAGATGATGACGTCTTTACA AATGCCACAGACAGCTCATCAAACTCTTCCGGAAGGAGGGAACCCACTGTGCGGACGCTCACACCCATTTGCTTCTGTGattcacaccaccaccagtgcATTCTCCACAACCAGCACAGACACTCCGACCATTACTACCTGGACCAG GCACCTCCTATGTTTAATCGACTGGTGCATTTtctggaggaagaggaggagctTGTGCGCATCAACCCACGTGAGCGTGCCTGGCTAACAGGCTATGAGGACTACCGCCACGCTACCACGGCCGGCCACAAACTCCTGCGACCTGAACCCTTGGACGCTTACGTCACCTTTGCCAAAAGCGAACCGCCCAAACAGGACTACACGTACCCATGCCCACTAGGTGGCGACAGTGGAAAATCAGGGATTAGTGGTGGGGTTGTGGTGTCATGCCAGCCAAGGACATTGTGGCGCAGTGAGGATGACCGGGTGCGCTGTGTGTACTGCCGAGATGTTTTCAGTCCATCCCAGAACCGGCGTGGGCAGTGCCAGGAGGCACCCGACCCGATGGTGGCACTAATACGGCGAGTAAGCTTCATGTGGTGCGCAGACAGCCTACTGTATCACTGCATGGCGGACGCTGAGGGCGAGTACTCTGAGCCATGCTCGTGTGACTCTAGTGATGGGAGGCTCTTACTTAGGTGGCTGGCGCTGCTTGGCCTGTCAATAATCGCGCCCTGCATGTGCTGTTATGCACCACTGCGAGCTTGTCACCGCTGTGCTGTTGCCTGCCACTGCTGTGGTGCTAAGCATAAAGCCGCCAGCTAA